The Bacteroidia bacterium DNA segment GTTGGCATACTATGCAGTATTCTCACAATGCGGTGCAGTTGGTACTTGCTTCCAGTTTATACAACGAAGCGGATTATGTAAGAAGTTATAGGGACTTTAAAGAGCTATCCAAATGAAATTTAACAATCGAAATGTGTACATTAGTCCAAAGGCGGTGATTGGGCAGAACGTGAAAATAGGGGATAACACGTCTATATATGATAACGTGATTATCGAAGATAATGTAACAGTTTGCAATGACTGTATCATTGGAGAGCCTTTAGGAAGTTATTATGATAACCTTAATGGTTATAACAATTCTCAAACAACTATAGGAGAGAATTCACTTATAAGAAGTCATACTATTATCTATGCAGGCGTATTCTTAGGAAATTCTTTTTCTTGTGGACATAGGGTAACAATCAGAGAAAACACAGTTTTTGGAAACAATTGTCGTGTTGGCACTTTGTCAGATATTCAAGGATATAGTAAATTTGGAAACTATTGTTGGCTGCATTCAAATGTTCATATTGGTCAAAAATCGACAATTGGTAATTTTGTATTTATTTATCCTTATGTCATTTTTACAAATGACCCGACACCTCCATCTAATATATGTATTGGACCAACTGTTGATGATTACTCACAAATAGCTGTAGGCTCGATTTTACTGCCTGGAGTGAAAGTTGGTAAAAACTGCTTAATCGGTGCGGGAACTGTTGTTGGTAAGGATGTTGATGATTTTCAATTAATGCTTGGTAATCCAGGGAAGGTTATAAAAGATGTGAGAGAGATTAAATCAAGAGAAAAGAATGCTTCTCATTACCCATGGACTTATCATTTTGAAAGAGGAATGCCTTGGGAAGGAGTTGGCTACGATAAATGGATAGACAGTCAATGAAGATTCCCTATTTAAA contains these protein-coding regions:
- a CDS encoding N-acetyltransferase produces the protein MKFNNRNVYISPKAVIGQNVKIGDNTSIYDNVIIEDNVTVCNDCIIGEPLGSYYDNLNGYNNSQTTIGENSLIRSHTIIYAGVFLGNSFSCGHRVTIRENTVFGNNCRVGTLSDIQGYSKFGNYCWLHSNVHIGQKSTIGNFVFIYPYVIFTNDPTPPSNICIGPTVDDYSQIAVGSILLPGVKVGKNCLIGAGTVVGKDVDDFQLMLGNPGKVIKDVREIKSREKNASHYPWTYHFERGMPWEGVGYDKWIDSQ